From Nitratidesulfovibrio vulgaris str. Hildenborough, a single genomic window includes:
- the topA gene encoding type I DNA topoisomerase — MGKDLIIVESPAKVKTIKKFLGGKYVVQASVGHVRDLPTNEIGVDEANNFAPQYRVIDGKQKVVDTLREAAAKADTVYLAPDPDREGEAIAWHVAALIEGKADNIKRIQFNEITARAVREALENPRDLNRALFDAQQARRVLDRLVGYKLSPLLWKKVKRGISAGRVQSVALRLIVDRESERRAFTPEEYWLFRAMFAKNVPGATPTSPDPQYAPFKAELAKIDGKKAHVADADAANALEDAMRGKPFVITAVERKKRERQPQPPFITSTLQQAANQRLGYSAKRTMNIAQRLYEGVELGEMGTVALITYMRTDSVRVSDEARDAARAFVTETWGADFCPAKPRQFKTKGSAQDAHEAVRPVDVNVTPDSVKHLLPPDQFQLYRLVWSRFVASQMAPARFDDTTVAIACGPAEWRAKGERMLFPGFLAAMPQKEEGDAELPPLQEGETLHPVSVEKEQKFTQPPARYTEASLVRELEERGIGRPSTYASIISTLIDRDYTRLEDKHFVPTDLGATVCDLLARHFTTLMDVGFTAQMEDSLDKVAEGGLDWVELLSRFSADFNPTLESAAKAMETVKGGLPTDVTCPECGKPVVVKFGKAGPFLACTAYPDCKFTSNFSRDEKGDIVIEQRAREELEAVGTCPECGKDLVVKKARTGSRFIACTGYPDCRHTEPFSTGIACPREGCDGQLVEKSSKRGKIFYSCNRFPKCDYALWDWPVPGPCPVCGSPLLVKKSTRAKGLHIACPEKTCRYTQELPDDEG; from the coding sequence ATGGGCAAGGACCTCATCATCGTCGAATCTCCCGCCAAGGTGAAGACCATCAAGAAATTCCTTGGCGGCAAGTATGTCGTGCAGGCGAGCGTCGGTCACGTCCGCGACCTGCCCACCAACGAGATCGGCGTGGACGAGGCCAACAACTTCGCTCCGCAGTACCGGGTCATCGACGGCAAGCAGAAGGTCGTCGACACGCTTCGCGAAGCGGCTGCGAAGGCAGACACCGTCTACCTCGCACCCGACCCGGACCGTGAAGGTGAAGCCATCGCGTGGCATGTGGCCGCGCTCATCGAAGGCAAGGCAGACAACATCAAGCGCATCCAGTTCAACGAGATCACCGCACGGGCCGTGCGCGAGGCGCTGGAGAACCCGCGCGACCTCAACCGCGCCCTGTTCGACGCCCAGCAGGCGCGCCGCGTTCTCGACAGGCTGGTGGGCTACAAACTTTCGCCGCTGTTGTGGAAGAAGGTCAAGCGCGGCATATCGGCGGGGCGTGTGCAGTCGGTGGCGTTGCGTCTCATCGTCGACCGCGAGAGTGAACGCCGCGCCTTCACACCTGAGGAATACTGGCTGTTCCGCGCCATGTTCGCCAAGAACGTGCCCGGTGCAACGCCCACAAGCCCCGACCCGCAATACGCCCCCTTCAAGGCCGAACTCGCGAAGATAGACGGCAAGAAGGCCCATGTAGCCGACGCCGACGCCGCCAACGCCCTTGAAGACGCCATGCGCGGCAAGCCCTTCGTCATCACCGCCGTCGAACGCAAGAAGCGCGAACGCCAGCCGCAGCCCCCGTTCATCACCTCCACCTTGCAGCAGGCCGCCAACCAGCGACTGGGCTATTCCGCCAAGCGCACCATGAACATCGCGCAGCGGCTGTATGAAGGTGTTGAACTGGGCGAGATGGGTACGGTGGCCCTCATCACCTATATGCGTACCGACTCGGTGCGTGTCTCCGACGAGGCACGCGACGCCGCACGCGCCTTCGTTACCGAGACGTGGGGTGCCGACTTCTGCCCGGCCAAGCCCCGGCAGTTCAAGACCAAGGGCAGCGCGCAGGACGCCCACGAAGCGGTGCGTCCCGTCGATGTCAACGTGACTCCCGACAGCGTGAAGCACCTGCTTCCCCCCGACCAGTTCCAGCTTTACAGACTGGTGTGGTCGCGCTTCGTGGCCTCGCAGATGGCCCCGGCACGCTTCGACGACACCACCGTTGCCATCGCATGCGGCCCCGCCGAATGGCGCGCCAAGGGCGAACGGATGCTCTTTCCCGGTTTTCTCGCGGCCATGCCGCAGAAGGAGGAGGGCGATGCTGAACTGCCGCCACTGCAGGAGGGCGAGACCCTGCACCCCGTCTCCGTCGAGAAGGAACAGAAGTTCACGCAGCCTCCGGCGCGCTACACCGAAGCATCTCTGGTGCGTGAACTCGAAGAGCGCGGCATAGGCCGTCCGTCGACCTACGCCTCCATCATCTCCACGCTCATCGACCGCGACTACACGCGCCTCGAGGACAAGCACTTCGTGCCCACCGACCTCGGGGCCACGGTGTGCGACCTGCTGGCGCGCCACTTCACCACCCTCATGGATGTCGGGTTCACCGCCCAGATGGAGGACTCGCTCGACAAGGTGGCAGAAGGGGGACTCGACTGGGTCGAACTGCTTTCACGCTTCTCGGCCGACTTCAACCCCACGCTGGAATCCGCTGCCAAGGCCATGGAGACGGTGAAGGGCGGTCTGCCCACAGACGTCACCTGCCCCGAGTGCGGCAAGCCCGTCGTGGTGAAGTTCGGTAAGGCAGGGCCCTTCCTCGCCTGCACCGCCTACCCCGACTGCAAGTTCACCAGTAACTTCTCCCGCGACGAGAAGGGCGACATCGTCATCGAACAGCGGGCCCGCGAAGAGCTTGAAGCCGTAGGCACCTGTCCCGAGTGCGGCAAGGACCTCGTGGTCAAGAAGGCACGCACCGGCAGCCGTTTCATCGCGTGTACCGGCTACCCCGACTGCCGCCACACCGAACCCTTCTCGACGGGCATCGCCTGCCCGCGTGAAGGCTGCGACGGTCAACTGGTGGAGAAAAGCTCGAAGCGCGGCAAGATATTCTACTCGTGCAACCGCTTCCCCAAGTGCGACTACGCACTGTGGGACTGGCCCGTACCCGGCCCGTGCCCCGTGTGCGGGTCGCCGCTGCTGGTGAAGAAGAGCACCCGTGCCAAGGGCCTGCACATCGCCTGCCCCGAAAAGACCTGTCGCTACACGCAGGAACTTCCCGACGACGAGGGATAG